The proteins below are encoded in one region of Sebastes fasciatus isolate fSebFas1 chromosome 16, fSebFas1.pri, whole genome shotgun sequence:
- the LOC141752463 gene encoding odorant receptor 131-2-like, producing the protein MSNLIQSQTNIPVGRGVLERVLFITLTTVPCCVFIFINGVMLFTLRSKLVFRETSRYILLFNLLFADTIQLALSQLLYLIAACRIRLTYPVCGVFNMLSDLTFEISPLTLVLMSLERYVAVCFPLRHATIITIRNTAVAIIVVWAFSSLNILTRVLLLLDFPFDNLESLQMKYFCAKENMLLGPMSDDYDKAYTYSLFVSAGVAVTSTYIGVMIAARSASTDKASAQKARNTLLLHLVQLGLSLSSTIYNPLLIALSKVLDRIVLVRIQIVIYVCIVIFPRCLSALIYGIRDQTIRPILIFHLCCRLKFSVIPAKAGLSL; encoded by the coding sequence ATGTCAAATTTAATTCAATCTCAGACCAACATCCCTGTTGGGCGTGGGGTACTGGAAAGAGTATTATTTATCACTCTGACCACAGtaccatgctgtgtgtttatcttCATTAATGGGGTCATGTTATTCACTTTGAGGAGTAAATTAGTGTTTCGTGAGACCTCCCGTTACATTCTTCTATTCAACCTCCTTTTTGCAGACACTATACAGCTGGCATTGAGCCAGTTACTGTACTTAATAGCTGCATGTAGAATACGGCTGACATATCCTGTTTGTGGTGTTTTCAACATGCTCTCTGATCTCACATTTGAGATCTCCCCTCTCACACTGGTGCTGATGTCTCTGGAGAGATATGTGGCTGTGTGCTTCCCACTGAGGCAcgctaccatcatcaccatcagaaacacagcagtggcTATCATTGTGGTTTGGGCCTTCAGTTCACTAAATATCCTCACACGAGTTCTTTTACTGTTAGATTTCCCATTTGACAACCTGGAGAGCCTGCAGATGAAATATTTTTGCGCCAAAGAAAACATGCTACTTGGCCCAATGTCTGATGATTATGACAAAGCGTACACTTACTCTCTGTTTGTATCAGCTGGAGTGGCAGTCACTTCCACCTATATTGGTGTGATGATAGCAGCCAGGTCAGCCTCCACAGACAAAGCTTCAGCCCAGAAAGCTCGTAATACACTGCTGCTTCATCTGGTGCAGCTGGGCCTCAGTCTCTCTTCAACTATATACAACCCCTTGCTTATAGCACTCTCAAAGGTCCTAGACAGGATAGTCTTGGTGCGCATTCAGAttgttatttatgtgtgtattgTCATCTTTCCCAGATGTCTGAGTGCTCTTATCTATGGCATCAGAGACCAGACCATCAGACCCATCCTCATATTCCATCTATGCTGTCGACTGAAATTCTCAGTCATCCCAGCCAAGGCTGGGCTCTCACTCTAG
- the LOC141752465 gene encoding odorant receptor 131-2-like, with product MSNAIQSQTNITVGRGVLERVLFITLTTVPCCVFIFINGVMLFTLRSKLVFCETSRYILLFNLLFADTVQLALSQLLYLIAACRIRLTYPVCGVLSMLSYLTFEISPLTLVLMSLERYVAVCFPLRHATIITIRNTAVAIIVVWAFSSLNILTRVLLLLDFPFEDMESLQMKYFCAKENMLLGPLSDDYEKAYTYSLFVSAGVAVTSTYIGVMIAARSASTDKASAHKARNTLLLHLVQLGLSLSSTIYNPLLIALSKVLDRIVLVRIQIVIYVCIVIFPRCLSALIYGIRDQTIRPILICHLCCRLKVSVIPAKTGLSL from the coding sequence atgtcaaatgcaattcaatcTCAGACCAACATCACTGTTGGGCGGGGGGTACTGGAAAGAGTGTTATTTATCACTCTGACTACAGtaccatgctgtgtgtttatcttCATTAATGGGGTCATGTTATTCACCTTGAGGAGTAAATTAGTGTTTTGTGAGACCTCCCGTTACATTCTTCTATTCAACCTCCTTTTTGCAGATACTGTTCAGCTGGCACTGAGCCAGTTACTGTACTTAATAGCTGCATGTAGAATAAGGCTGACATATCCTGTGTGTGGTGTTCTCAGCATGCTCTCTTATCTTACATTTGAGATCTCCCCTCTCACACTGGTGCTGATGTCTCTGGAGAGATATGTGGCTGTGTGCTTCCCACTGAGGCAcgctaccatcatcaccatcagaaacacagcagtggcTATCATTGTGGTTTGGGCCTTCAGTTCACTAAATATCCTCACACGAGTTCTTTTACTGTTAGATTTTCCATTTGAAGACATGGAGAGCCTGCAGATGAAATATTTTTGCGCCAAAGAAAACATGCTACTTGGCCCATTGTCTGATGATTATGAAAAAGCGTACACTTACTCTCTGTTTGTATCAGCTGGAGTGGCAGTCACTTCCACCTATATTGGTGTGATGATAGCAGCCAGGTCAGCCTCCACAGACAAAGCTTCAGCTCATAAGGCTCGTAACACTCTGTTGCTGCATCTGGTGCAGCTGGGCCTCAGTCTCTCTTCAACTATATACAACCCCTTGCTTATAGCACTCTCAAAGGTCCTAGACAGGATAGTCTTGGTGCGCATTCAGAttgttatttatgtgtgtattgTTATCTTTCCCAGATGTCTGAGTGCTCTTATCTATGGCATCAGAGACCAGACCATCAGACCCATCCTCATATGCCATCTATGCTGTCGACTGAAAGTCTCAGTCATCCCAGCCAAGACTGGGCTCTCACTCTAG